The following proteins come from a genomic window of Limosilactobacillus reuteri:
- a CDS encoding ISLre2-like element ISLre2 family transposase — protein MDILTEIEQNLVKSGSLFEAEQIILKGVLELGQVIMQNFLESLDRSLKSQAPANYQVINKQPRTLNFIFGPVTFQRRYYQAGTKKREFYLDQQLKIKPRRRLSPHYLMMMAKIAQTTTMRNTADILNLVFDSGITADSVMHAVHELGNQVAKQTQAKEHQATPRHMPKNLTIEGDAFMIKGKKEAGQLTLVHHYRVYERVANQIINRHDFLSVGHQGRLEARLSDYLDRHYKLAGQTIFLASDAGPGYEPAKLLSLVPQGAHGEYFLDRYHCLQKIEHTLGRHNELAMRAIKAVRHHDQAELTIILDTYESQNLTEKQADDLMRLRKYLQRNWRYILSPQMRGFKDIHLIGSVESSHRAFTYRMKKQGKSWTKQGAKAMISLIEARMNGELQASLNTILEQLTVLPRVAQTSLLQEMHIRTGEFLRKAPTKPSIGAVQGIIPINTVTSRPMGQLFKALTH, from the coding sequence ATGGATATTTTAACAGAAATCGAGCAGAATTTGGTGAAATCAGGCAGTTTATTTGAAGCTGAACAGATTATTTTAAAAGGTGTATTGGAGTTAGGACAAGTAATCATGCAAAACTTTTTGGAAAGCTTAGATCGAAGCTTAAAGTCCCAAGCTCCAGCGAACTATCAAGTAATCAATAAACAGCCACGGACGCTTAATTTTATCTTTGGCCCGGTGACTTTTCAACGACGGTATTATCAGGCAGGGACAAAGAAACGTGAATTTTACTTAGACCAACAATTAAAAATTAAACCACGTCGTCGTTTATCGCCACACTACTTAATGATGATGGCTAAGATTGCCCAAACAACTACAATGCGCAATACTGCCGACATTTTGAACCTTGTATTTGACAGCGGAATTACTGCCGATTCGGTAATGCACGCCGTGCATGAGTTAGGAAATCAGGTAGCTAAACAAACTCAAGCAAAAGAACACCAAGCTACTCCTCGCCATATGCCTAAAAATTTAACTATTGAGGGTGATGCCTTTATGATTAAAGGTAAAAAAGAAGCAGGTCAGCTGACTCTTGTGCACCATTATCGGGTTTATGAGCGAGTAGCTAATCAAATCATTAATCGGCATGACTTTCTCAGTGTTGGGCACCAAGGACGGCTTGAAGCACGACTAAGTGATTATTTAGACCGCCATTATAAGCTTGCCGGTCAAACGATCTTTTTGGCCAGTGACGCTGGCCCAGGTTACGAACCAGCTAAGCTATTAAGTCTAGTTCCTCAAGGTGCACATGGTGAATACTTTCTCGACCGCTATCATTGTTTACAGAAAATTGAACATACTTTAGGCCGGCACAACGAATTAGCCATGCGAGCAATTAAAGCCGTTCGTCATCATGATCAAGCAGAGCTAACAATAATTTTAGATACTTATGAATCACAAAACCTAACGGAAAAACAAGCAGACGACCTAATGCGTTTAAGAAAGTATCTACAGCGAAATTGGCGGTATATCCTCTCACCACAAATGCGTGGATTTAAGGATATTCATTTAATTGGTTCAGTCGAAAGTTCTCACCGGGCTTTTACTTACCGGATGAAGAAACAGGGCAAGTCATGGACTAAGCAGGGGGCTAAAGCCATGATTAGTTTAATTGAAGCCCGAATGAATGGTGAACTGCAAGCTAGTTTAAATACAATCCTAGAACAATTAACAGTTCTTCCTCGAGTGGCTCAAACCAGCCTATTACAGGAAATGCATATTCGAACTGGAGAGTTTCTAAGAAAGGCACCGACAAAGCCGTCAATTGGAGCAGTACAAGGAATAATTCCGATTAACACGGTCACAAGTAGACCAATGGGACAACTTTTTAAGGCACTAACCCACTAA
- a CDS encoding L,D-transpeptidase, translating to MNLRVKHWIYGIFCLLVAIIAIGLELHAASNAHPKKAVVEKPAQEKKIDNSESHMRIPIDWHKSSETVPYPDLNKVKDFWIKVDLKNNRTYLYDGSKVIYTMYSTGGIYKKDPKTGKLKSVTPTGTFYAQQERGDSFFNQSLKEGANYYVSWKNHGEYLFHSVPTKAEGKYNEQEAAKLGKTQGSHGCIRLSVPDAQWMEKNLPVGTKIEIVG from the coding sequence TTGAACTTACGAGTAAAGCATTGGATTTATGGAATATTTTGCTTATTAGTAGCAATAATTGCAATTGGTCTAGAATTACATGCTGCTTCAAATGCACATCCCAAAAAAGCAGTAGTTGAAAAGCCAGCACAAGAAAAGAAAATCGATAACAGCGAAAGTCACATGAGAATCCCAATTGATTGGCATAAGTCCTCGGAAACAGTTCCGTATCCAGATTTGAATAAGGTGAAGGACTTTTGGATTAAAGTTGACTTAAAGAATAATCGGACATATTTGTATGATGGTTCAAAAGTCATTTATACAATGTATAGCACAGGTGGAATTTATAAAAAAGATCCTAAAACTGGTAAGCTGAAAAGTGTGACCCCGACAGGAACATTTTATGCTCAACAAGAGCGAGGAGATAGCTTCTTCAATCAATCGTTGAAAGAGGGAGCTAATTACTACGTTTCTTGGAAGAATCATGGAGAATACTTGTTCCATAGTGTTCCGACTAAAGCAGAAGGAAAATATAATGAACAAGAAGCTGCTAAACTTGGAAAAACACAGGGTTCTCACGGGTGTATTCGGCTTTCGGTGCCAGACGCTCAATGGATGGAAAAGAATTTGCCAGTCGGTACTAAGATTGAGATTGTCGGCTAA
- a CDS encoding IS110 family transposase, giving the protein MKLFVGIDVSSKDLVTSMISEETCDVVFQGNFVNDLKGATELKAIIINTANSNHLDQVVIGMEATSIYSFHPAMFFQEDADLKKLNTQSVVIDPKKTKRYHDVFAEDKNDQIDAFYIADFLRVGRYSTGIVRQENYIALQRLTRSRYELVQSLVRAKQHFIENLYYKLNKLVISDELNTSVFGSTMMSLLTEDMTTDDLLNISINDLADYLNEHGRGRFANPEALAKTIQKAVRTSYRLDKVIANSVDTVLSVYAEEIKAFQKMIKDLDKAIEEVTKVIGKEEEVLRSIPGIGPVYAAGILAEIGQIDRFDNEAKLAKYAGLSWREKQSGGYASDNTPLKRTGNAYLRYYLVEAANRVRIQDPVLGEYYQRKYKEVKHTPSKRALVLTARKLIRVIFFLLKNHQIYQEKR; this is encoded by the coding sequence ATGAAACTTTTTGTCGGTATTGACGTTAGCTCAAAAGATTTAGTCACTTCAATGATTTCTGAAGAAACATGTGATGTTGTTTTTCAAGGTAACTTTGTTAATGATTTGAAAGGCGCAACCGAATTAAAAGCCATTATTATTAACACGGCGAATTCAAATCATCTCGACCAAGTTGTGATTGGCATGGAAGCTACTTCCATTTACAGTTTTCACCCCGCAATGTTTTTTCAAGAAGACGCTGACCTCAAAAAACTTAATACGCAATCAGTAGTCATCGATCCCAAGAAAACTAAGCGGTATCATGATGTCTTCGCTGAAGATAAAAATGACCAAATTGATGCTTTTTATATTGCGGACTTCTTACGTGTTGGACGTTATTCAACAGGGATTGTTCGCCAAGAAAACTATATTGCCCTGCAACGATTAACGCGTTCCCGGTATGAGCTTGTTCAAAGCTTAGTTCGCGCCAAGCAACACTTTATTGAGAATTTATATTATAAGCTCAATAAACTAGTGATTTCTGATGAACTTAATACCTCAGTCTTTGGTTCGACGATGATGAGTCTGTTAACCGAAGATATGACCACTGATGACTTACTTAACATTTCAATTAATGATTTAGCTGATTACCTGAATGAACACGGTCGGGGTCGCTTCGCGAACCCTGAAGCCTTGGCAAAAACGATTCAAAAAGCAGTTCGCACTTCTTATCGTTTAGACAAGGTAATTGCTAATTCGGTTGATACTGTTCTCTCAGTTTATGCCGAGGAAATTAAAGCTTTTCAGAAAATGATTAAAGACCTCGACAAGGCAATTGAAGAAGTAACGAAAGTCATCGGTAAGGAGGAAGAAGTTCTGCGTTCAATTCCCGGAATTGGACCAGTATACGCTGCTGGTATCTTAGCCGAAATTGGTCAAATTGACCGATTTGATAATGAAGCTAAGCTAGCTAAGTACGCTGGGCTTTCCTGGCGAGAAAAGCAGTCCGGAGGTTACGCTAGTGACAACACTCCACTCAAAAGAACTGGCAATGCTTATCTTAGATACTATCTGGTTGAAGCTGCCAACCGCGTTAGAATTCAGGATCCAGTTTTGGGCGAGTATTATCAGCGTAAATATAAAGAAGTGAAGCATACACCATCAAAACGCGCCCTCGTTCTTACCGCACGTAAACTTATCAGGGTGATTTTCTTCCTACTCAAAAATCATCAAATCTATCAGGAGAAGAGGTAA
- a CDS encoding IS30 family transposase codes for MGTTILSFQNRIVIETLHNEGRSLRYIANYLGFSKTTVFNELHRLNGEYQAELAQTDFERKVSQRGRKSSLTKSLKHLIEEKIQVQKWSPEQVAHVVGIAYKTVYNWIDQGWLDVQLPDLPDHGIRRHRAKEKRGTFSHGRSIEERPHKVETRQEFGHFEADTVLSGKRKGQAVATFVERKSRLTIVKRLHGRDSQSMTQAVLELASQLQDKLKTLTVDHGKEFANYQAIEQLTGTQVYFAHAYSPHERGSNENRNRVLRRFIPKGQAIEELSDRQLVQINWYLNSRPLKCLNWHTPIEIFLLNLRH; via the coding sequence ATGGGCACCACTATTTTATCATTCCAGAACCGCATTGTCATTGAAACGCTTCATAATGAAGGACGTTCCTTACGATACATCGCTAATTACTTAGGCTTTAGTAAAACCACAGTCTTTAACGAACTTCACCGGCTTAACGGTGAGTATCAAGCTGAACTAGCGCAAACTGACTTTGAACGCAAGGTTAGTCAACGGGGGCGGAAGTCTTCACTCACTAAAAGCCTTAAGCACTTGATTGAGGAAAAGATTCAAGTCCAGAAGTGGTCCCCTGAACAAGTTGCCCATGTAGTTGGGATTGCCTACAAGACGGTCTATAACTGGATTGATCAAGGATGGCTTGATGTACAGTTACCCGATTTGCCTGATCATGGAATTCGTCGTCATCGTGCTAAAGAAAAGCGTGGTACGTTCAGTCACGGCCGCTCCATTGAGGAGCGTCCTCATAAAGTCGAAACTCGCCAAGAATTCGGCCACTTTGAAGCTGATACCGTACTTTCTGGCAAACGTAAAGGTCAAGCTGTGGCGACTTTTGTGGAGCGTAAGAGTCGCCTGACAATTGTTAAACGGCTCCATGGTCGCGACAGTCAGTCCATGACTCAAGCCGTACTTGAACTAGCTAGTCAACTTCAAGACAAGCTCAAGACGCTTACCGTGGATCATGGGAAAGAGTTCGCTAACTATCAGGCAATTGAACAGCTAACAGGTACTCAGGTTTATTTTGCCCATGCTTATTCACCACATGAACGCGGTAGTAATGAGAACCGTAACCGAGTTTTGCGACGGTTTATTCCCAAGGGACAAGCCATTGAAGAGCTGAGCGATCGCCAGCTGGTTCAAATCAATTGGTATCTGAATTCCCGACCACTTAAATGTCTTAACTGGCACACACCAATCGAGATCTTCTTGCTTAATCTACGTCACTAA
- a CDS encoding NAD(P)H-hydrate epimerase produces the protein MTDKIVTAEEMRHYDSYTINTIGIPSLVLMERATLAVRDEILHAFPIALKDVVVVAGSGNNGGDGIAIARLLHIAGVHVTILNIGNPQHASTEHQTQEKIAHYYQIPETSDLTVLNKATLIVDAMFGIGIDRAVKGAYADAINAINNTDAVVVAVDMPSGVNTDTGEVMGTAVKATTTVTFAYNKVGLTKNDGKDYAGNVVVADDMGTYAVD, from the coding sequence ATGACTGATAAAATTGTTACTGCAGAAGAAATGCGACATTACGATTCTTACACCATTAATACAATCGGTATCCCTTCCCTTGTGTTAATGGAACGGGCTACCTTAGCCGTTCGCGATGAAATTTTACATGCTTTTCCGATTGCGCTAAAAGATGTGGTAGTAGTAGCTGGCAGTGGAAACAATGGCGGGGATGGAATAGCCATTGCACGCTTGCTTCATATTGCTGGTGTCCATGTAACGATCCTCAATATAGGTAATCCTCAGCATGCATCTACTGAACACCAAACACAAGAAAAAATCGCGCACTATTATCAAATTCCTGAAACTTCTGATCTCACTGTCCTTAATAAGGCAACACTAATTGTCGATGCCATGTTTGGAATCGGAATCGATCGCGCGGTAAAAGGAGCTTATGCCGACGCGATTAATGCGATCAATAACACTGATGCGGTTGTCGTTGCAGTAGATATGCCATCAGGAGTTAATACTGATACTGGAGAAGTAATGGGGACTGCTGTCAAAGCTACTACGACCGTAACTTTTGCCTATAATAAGGTCGGCTTAACCAAGAATGACGGAAAAGATTACGCAGGAAATGTTGTCGTTGCAGATGATATGGGAACCTATGCAGTAGACTGA
- the hisS gene encoding histidine--tRNA ligase, translating to MDYQKPKGTADILPGTTSIWEKVEQNAREVFNQFGYRGIRTPMFEDYHVFSRNVGDTSDIVEKEMYDFHDKGDRHIALRPEGTAGVVRAYVENKLYGPEYPKPYKVYYMGPMFRYERPQSGRQREFHQIGVEALNNESPQIDVEVISMAMALFKKFGVPNVKLVINTLGDKKVREDYREALINYLKPHYDELSKDSQERLYKNPLRVLDSKDEDDKKIVAGAPSILDYLDEESQAYFDEVQALLHKLGIDFEIDTNMVRGLDYYNHTIFEIMSASPVFGGGYTTVCAGGRYNGLISQLGGPEEGGIGFGMGVERLMLLLQEENPAFAPQDQLDVFFASADQQGDEMAFEVLSKIRQQGIVADKDYSGVKVGKQIKEAFRRNAKYFAVFGTREVEEETFQLKNAATKDATTIKVSDFVANPAEYLK from the coding sequence ATGGATTATCAAAAGCCAAAGGGAACTGCAGATATCTTACCAGGAACTACAAGCATTTGGGAAAAAGTAGAACAAAATGCGCGCGAAGTTTTTAACCAGTTTGGATACCGTGGAATTCGAACACCGATGTTTGAAGACTACCATGTTTTTTCACGGAATGTGGGCGATACTTCAGATATTGTTGAAAAAGAAATGTACGATTTCCATGATAAGGGTGATCGTCATATTGCATTACGTCCAGAGGGAACAGCTGGAGTAGTACGGGCTTACGTAGAAAATAAGCTCTATGGTCCAGAATATCCTAAACCTTATAAAGTTTATTACATGGGGCCAATGTTCCGGTATGAACGACCACAATCAGGGCGGCAACGTGAATTTCACCAAATTGGGGTTGAAGCATTAAACAATGAGTCACCACAAATTGATGTGGAAGTTATTTCAATGGCAATGGCTCTCTTTAAGAAATTTGGGGTGCCAAATGTTAAGTTGGTTATTAATACTCTTGGGGATAAGAAGGTTCGTGAAGACTACCGTGAAGCATTAATTAACTACTTGAAGCCTCACTATGATGAATTGAGTAAAGACTCTCAAGAACGGTTATATAAGAATCCATTGCGTGTGCTTGATAGTAAAGATGAGGATGATAAGAAGATTGTTGCAGGAGCTCCATCAATCCTTGATTACCTTGATGAAGAGTCACAAGCTTACTTTGACGAAGTGCAGGCCTTATTACATAAATTAGGAATCGATTTTGAAATTGATACCAATATGGTGCGGGGACTAGATTACTATAACCATACTATCTTTGAAATCATGTCAGCCTCACCAGTATTTGGTGGCGGCTACACGACTGTTTGTGCAGGAGGTCGCTATAATGGATTGATTAGCCAGCTCGGTGGCCCTGAAGAAGGTGGAATTGGCTTCGGAATGGGTGTTGAACGGTTAATGCTCTTACTCCAAGAAGAAAATCCTGCATTTGCTCCTCAAGATCAATTAGATGTCTTCTTTGCGAGTGCAGATCAGCAAGGGGATGAAATGGCATTTGAAGTCCTCAGTAAAATTCGTCAGCAAGGAATCGTGGCTGATAAAGATTACAGCGGGGTAAAAGTTGGTAAGCAAATCAAAGAGGCTTTCCGTCGTAACGCAAAGTACTTTGCAGTGTTTGGCACTCGTGAAGTTGAAGAAGAAACTTTCCAACTAAAGAATGCTGCTACTAAGGATGCAACAACTATTAAAGTTAGCGATTTTGTAGCAAATCCAGCAGAATATTTGAAATAA
- a CDS encoding MFS transporter, with the protein MEQQTVKLKWVALASLLNNTGAAFLWPLTTMYLHNYLGQTLTTAGFVILIMSIAMMMGNYLGGWLFDHWKQYQTAILGVSLSTLAIFLLIFVHGWPWYAVLITINSFGDGINATIVNSYGTLVSDHSSRYVFNYIYMAFNIGVVIGTLLVGVLLPISVVVVFAVATIFYALLMLVVVLTFNVAVDAIKENSEIQEYYHGSHELHSRWIILVWFILINYITVHLSYSLWESVMAVHMTNMGIPFYAYSMLWTLNGVLIIIGQPLVNKLSPYVRLSTQIIVGIFIFALSFLLLIFARTLTAFVIDFVILTIGEMTSFAGLPAWIAQLTNVDEAGHYQGLLNIMMSVGRAIGPLYGGFVIEKGSYQFLFISVFCLMTGTLIIICLYLWHLHRVQRRLNLDK; encoded by the coding sequence ATGGAACAGCAAACAGTAAAATTAAAATGGGTTGCCCTTGCGAGTCTGTTAAACAACACTGGGGCAGCTTTTTTATGGCCGCTTACAACTATGTATCTTCATAATTACCTTGGACAAACTTTGACAACTGCTGGCTTTGTAATATTGATAATGTCAATTGCTATGATGATGGGAAATTATTTAGGAGGATGGTTGTTTGATCATTGGAAACAATATCAAACAGCCATTTTAGGGGTTAGTCTATCAACACTAGCGATATTCTTATTGATCTTTGTTCATGGCTGGCCTTGGTATGCTGTCCTAATTACGATTAATAGTTTTGGTGATGGAATCAATGCCACGATTGTTAATTCTTATGGAACGTTGGTTAGTGATCATTCTTCACGCTATGTTTTTAATTATATTTATATGGCTTTTAATATTGGGGTTGTGATTGGAACGTTGCTGGTTGGCGTTCTTCTACCGATTAGTGTAGTGGTAGTTTTTGCTGTAGCAACAATCTTTTATGCCTTGTTAATGCTAGTAGTAGTTTTAACATTTAATGTGGCTGTAGATGCAATTAAAGAGAATTCAGAGATACAGGAATACTATCATGGTTCCCACGAATTACATTCGCGATGGATCATCTTAGTTTGGTTTATCCTCATAAACTATATTACGGTTCATTTAAGTTATTCTTTATGGGAAAGTGTAATGGCAGTCCATATGACAAACATGGGGATCCCATTCTATGCCTATAGTATGTTATGGACATTAAATGGGGTGTTAATTATTATCGGCCAACCACTTGTTAATAAGTTAAGTCCCTATGTTCGGTTATCGACGCAAATTATTGTGGGAATCTTTATTTTTGCCCTATCCTTCCTCTTATTAATTTTTGCTCGGACCCTGACAGCTTTTGTTATTGATTTTGTAATCTTAACAATTGGTGAAATGACCAGTTTTGCTGGCCTGCCTGCTTGGATTGCGCAACTGACTAATGTTGATGAAGCTGGGCATTACCAAGGACTGCTTAATATTATGATGTCGGTTGGACGGGCGATTGGTCCATTGTACGGTGGATTTGTCATTGAAAAAGGAAGCTATCAATTTTTGTTTATTTCGGTCTTTTGTCTAATGACCGGTACTTTGATTATTATCTGTCTTTATTTATGGCATTTACACCGAGTTCAACGACGCCTTAATTTAGATAAATGA
- a CDS encoding LVIS_2131 family protein encodes MSWNWLGWLSWICAIAFFCYVIHYIRVKQLMLIAKTKKVFKLNLVIRYVILLVVSLCWLGGMSYLTFFRPVDINNHQQTQTSITYRPLQMGNKSDDFYYVLATRSKSGKHPIVSYTYWAGNDKYTTNSRYGSVADGSRIVTLDASALPWDKKQLEKEDAKTGHAFAAVMDVKYKNTVINGLGLKANHSAVTYTLLRVPSSDMVSER; translated from the coding sequence ATGAGTTGGAATTGGCTAGGATGGTTATCGTGGATATGCGCAATTGCCTTTTTTTGTTATGTAATCCATTATATCCGTGTTAAGCAATTAATGCTGATTGCTAAGACAAAAAAAGTATTTAAACTAAATTTAGTGATTCGCTATGTGATCTTATTAGTTGTCTCGCTATGTTGGCTCGGGGGGATGTCATATCTTACATTTTTCCGCCCGGTTGATATTAATAATCATCAACAAACACAGACTTCAATCACCTACCGTCCACTTCAAATGGGGAATAAGTCCGATGATTTCTATTATGTTTTAGCGACCCGGAGTAAAAGTGGGAAACACCCAATTGTGTCATATACGTACTGGGCTGGAAATGATAAATACACAACAAATTCGCGATACGGATCAGTTGCTGATGGGTCACGGATAGTTACCTTAGATGCGAGTGCTTTACCATGGGATAAAAAGCAATTAGAAAAAGAGGATGCCAAGACAGGACATGCTTTTGCAGCGGTAATGGATGTAAAGTATAAAAATACGGTTATTAATGGTTTGGGATTAAAAGCAAATCATAGTGCTGTAACCTATACGCTCTTACGTGTACCTTCCTCTGATATGGTATCTGAACGTTAA
- a CDS encoding LBP_cg2779 family protein yields MDNLSELAQELINFERENDLNDNEVAFGSHLSVERIHEIKSSNTPVTSEEAELLQRFMQSK; encoded by the coding sequence ATGGACAATTTGAGTGAACTTGCTCAAGAATTGATTAACTTTGAGCGTGAAAATGACTTAAATGATAATGAGGTTGCTTTCGGCAGTCATTTATCTGTTGAACGAATTCACGAAATTAAATCATCTAATACCCCAGTAACTTCAGAAGAAGCCGAATTGCTTCAACGGTTCATGCAAAGTAAGTAA
- a CDS encoding LacI family DNA-binding transcriptional regulator — protein sequence MVAKLKDVAQLAGVSVTTVSRVINNYGSLSQKTIDKVHAAMRELNYQPNALARAMQGKPSKFVGLIFPNLINPFFAELANELEHELFKKGYKTIIASSAQNPEIEHEYLNMLMANQVDGIISGSHNLGIEEYHQLTAPIVSFDRYLADNIPIVAADSYHGGELSAKYLVEHDVKHLAVIVDEDTSVSPTINRIQGALDLLNKQKQDFEPLAIQHLDLEATFPGDYDGVLASNDVQALTISNLYYQAGKQINKDFFITGYDGSRLIRKVAPYLPTVIQPIPLLTHELIETLMKRIETPHEKIETKLVPVEFYQPK from the coding sequence ATGGTTGCTAAGTTAAAAGATGTTGCTCAATTAGCGGGGGTCTCAGTAACTACTGTTTCAAGAGTAATAAATAATTATGGTTCTTTAAGTCAAAAGACGATTGACAAGGTCCATGCGGCGATGCGAGAGTTGAATTATCAACCAAATGCCTTGGCACGGGCGATGCAGGGAAAACCATCTAAGTTTGTTGGCTTGATTTTTCCTAATTTAATTAATCCATTTTTTGCAGAATTAGCAAATGAACTTGAACATGAATTATTTAAAAAGGGTTATAAAACAATTATTGCATCATCGGCACAAAATCCAGAAATAGAGCATGAATACTTAAATATGTTGATGGCAAATCAAGTAGATGGGATTATTTCGGGTTCTCATAATCTGGGGATAGAGGAATATCATCAACTTACTGCTCCCATTGTTTCTTTTGACAGATACCTTGCTGACAATATTCCAATTGTTGCAGCTGATAGTTATCACGGGGGTGAACTATCAGCGAAGTATTTAGTAGAACATGATGTAAAGCACTTAGCAGTAATTGTGGATGAAGATACTTCTGTTTCACCTACCATCAATCGAATTCAAGGGGCACTAGATTTATTGAATAAACAGAAACAAGATTTTGAACCGTTAGCTATCCAGCATTTGGATCTTGAGGCGACTTTCCCTGGTGATTATGATGGCGTGCTGGCTTCTAATGATGTTCAAGCATTAACGATTAGCAATCTTTATTACCAGGCAGGAAAGCAAATAAATAAAGACTTCTTTATTACCGGTTATGATGGTTCGCGATTAATTCGGAAAGTAGCTCCTTACCTTCCAACAGTAATCCAACCAATCCCATTGTTGACACATGAATTAATTGAAACCTTAATGAAGCGAATAGAAACACCTCATGAAAAGATAGAAACTAAACTTGTTCCGGTTGAATTTTATCAACCAAAATAA